One genomic segment of Jaculus jaculus isolate mJacJac1 chromosome 2, mJacJac1.mat.Y.cur, whole genome shotgun sequence includes these proteins:
- the LOC123458596 gene encoding 60S ribosomal protein L12-like, protein MPPKFDPNEIKVVYLSCTVGEVGATSALAPKIGPLGLSPKKVGDDIAKAIGDWKGLRITVKLTIQNRQAQIEVMPSASALIIKALKEPPRDRKKQKNIKHSGIISFDEIVNIARQMRHRSLARDLSGTIKEILGTAQSVGCNVDGRHPHDIIDDINSGAVECPAS, encoded by the coding sequence ATGCCGCCTAAGTTCGACCCCAACGAGATCAAAGTGGTGTACCTCAGTTGCACCGTAGGCGAGGTCGGCGCCACATCTGCTCTGGCCCCCAAGATCGGTCCCCTgggtctgtctccaaaaaaagttGGTGATGACATCGCCAAGGCAATCGGTGATTGGAAGGGTCTGAGGATTACAGTGAAGCTGACCATTCAGAACAGACAGGCTCAGATTGAAGTGatgccttctgcttctgccctGATCATCAAAGCCCTCAAGGAGCcaccaagagacagaaagaagcagaaaaacattaaacacagtggcattatttcttttgatgagaTTGTCAACATTGCCCGACAGATGCGCCACCGGTCTTTGGCCAGAGATCTTTCTGGAACCATCAAAGAGATCCTGGGCACTGCACAATCTGTGGGATGCAATGTGGATGGCCGCCACCCACATGATATCATAGACGACATCAACAGTGGGGCAGTGGAATGCCCAGCTAGCTAA